The following proteins are co-located in the Phragmites australis chromosome 10, lpPhrAust1.1, whole genome shotgun sequence genome:
- the LOC133930421 gene encoding uncharacterized protein LOC133930421, whose protein sequence is MERPQQAAAAAATAEEIIALYDAGWFRRLVLLPPPPPAPTPAPTPQQALPERQREAQSVFSSPVPGLRHRRTRSDEAAAAAFQSLEPLKIPNNGHRARLETIHSGKDGHVAAPQPLPERRRQEVRRPSGSGRRRRRRGWSMSELEFEEIKGLRDLGFTFSDAEVDAELASIVPGLRRKRSEDEARITASAPPAAASASADVQVAVTDATAASAPRRPYLSEAWDDEEEEVRTMLRNWRIPAARDGTDLKEHIRMWAHTVASAVR, encoded by the coding sequence ATGGAGCGGCCGCAACaagctgctgcggcggcggcgaccgcgGAGGAGATCATCGCGCTCTACGACGCTGGCTGGTTCCGCCGCCTCGTGCTcttgccgccgcctcctcccgcacCGACGCCAGCGCCGACTCCGCAGCAGGCGCTGCCGGAGCGCCAAAGGGAGGCGCAGAGCGTCTTTTCTAGTCCCGTCCCTGGGCTACGGCACCGGCGGACGCGGAGCGAcgaggccgcggcggccgcgttccAGAGCCTGGAGCCACTCAAGATCCCCAACAACGGCCACCGCGCGAGGCTCGAGACCATCCACTCCGGGAAAGACGGCCATGTGGCCGCGCCGCAGCCGCTGCCGGAGCGGAGGCGGCAGGAGGTGCGGCGGCCGTCAGGGAgcgggaggcgtcggcggcggcgcgggtggAGCATGTCCGAGCTGGAGTTCGAGGAGATCAAGGGCCTGCGCGACCTCGGGTTCACCTTCTCCGACGCCGAGGTCGACGCCGAGCTCGCGTCCATCGTGCCGGGCCTGCGCCGGAAGCGGTCAGAGGATGAGGCAAGAATCACGGCGTCAGCTCCCCCGGCTGCGGCGTCAGCATCCGCCGACGTGCAGGTAGCTGTTACGGATGCGACTGCCGCCTCGGCGCCGAGGAGGCCGTACCTCTCGGAGGCGTGGGAcgacgaggaagaagaggtgagGACGATGCTGCGGAACTGGCGGATCCCGGCGGCCCGCGACGGCACCGACCTCAAGGAGCACATTCGGATGTGGGCGCACACCGTGGCTTCTGCCGTCCGGTGA